A window of the Acanthochromis polyacanthus isolate Apoly-LR-REF ecotype Palm Island chromosome 10, KAUST_Apoly_ChrSc, whole genome shotgun sequence genome harbors these coding sequences:
- the zic6 gene encoding zic family member 6: MTSLSRFSGCPLSCVNPGESNTEPSVVLPPLAGEHMGHPTGSSLKLCPSHNLRDYPETRSSAYVDHSVPNFSDSGYPSHRLEHSPRGIIIGANLSGAGMPPVTDQLASRANQHGGIGRYRDFPGCRDNRSHTFFTSYQEQAHASTDASRELGSQMMLGLPGDLLTRTHPYGQAISPKGNSQQLVTQFLGLYKPLNMAIQRGGGDAFLRCSKQTVKHELVCKWSDGQEGAGKLPCSRAFGTMYELVTHVTVEHVGGPEHSEYVCHWENCARDRKPFKAKYKLVNHVRVHTGEKPFPCPFHGCEKVFARSENLKIHKRTHTGEKPFKCEFDGCNRRFANSSDRKKHSHVHSSDKPYMCKVRGCDKCYTHPSSLRKHMKLHCNKAHVAKGGCGGGDARPGDGGHITEGRSARVTDGTQISPPHPPTSTQDVTLSPESRDESTPRSRFHHTFDSSLDYSTHRSQPLLDPLLLQRGSYRSQSSQYPCGQTGHTFAQSSRTFSSSPFQKSIVNGWYTCHSGVDSFPPKQCNNIPSL; this comes from the exons atgacaagCCTTTCGAGGTTTAGTGGCTGCCCTCTCTCTTGCGTCAACCCCGGGGAGAGCAATACTGAACCCAGCGTGGTGCTGCCACCTTTGGCAGGAGAGCACATGGGACACCCCACTGGCAGTTCCTTAAAACTCTGCCCCTCGCACAATTTGCGAGACTACCCTGAGACGAGGTCCAGTGCATATGTTGACCATTCGGTTCCCAATTTTTCAGACTCTGGATACCCCAGTCACCGTTTAGAGCACAGCCCTAGGGGCATTATCATTGGAGCCAATCTTTCTGGAGCCGGCATGCCACCCGTCACTGATCAACTGGCATCAAGAGCTAACCAACATGGCGGGATTGGAAGGTATCGTGACTTTCCTGGCTGCAGAGACAACAGAAGCCATACTTTTTTCACGAGTTATCAGGAGCAGGCCCACGCCTCCACCGACGCGTCCCGAGAGCTCGGCAGCCAGATGATGCTGGGTCTACCTGGCGACCTCCTCACCCGGACTCACCCCTATGGCCAAGCCATCAGCCCCAAGGGAAACAGCCAGCAGCTTGTCACACAGTTCCTGGGTCTGTACAAACCCCTGAACATGGCGATTCAGCGTGGAGGAGGCGACGCTTTCCTCAGGTGCTCTAAGCAAACAGTGAAGCATGAGCTGGTGTGCAAGTGGAGTGACGGCCAAGAGGGGGCTGGGAAGCTGCCTTGCTCCAGAGCCTTCGGGACCATGTATGAACTTGTCACCCATGTGACAGTGGAGCATGTCGGAGGACCCGAGCACTCTGAATATGTGTGTCACTGGGAGAATTGTGCGAGAGACAGGAAGCCTTTCAAAGCCAAATACAAGCTGGTGAACCACGTCAGAGTCCACACAGGGGAAAAGCCCTTTCCCTGCCCATTTCACGGCTGTGAGAAAGTTTTTGCAAGATCAGAAAATCTAAAGATCCACAAGAGGACTCACACAG GTGAGAAACCTTTTAAATGCGAGTTCGACGGCTGCAACCGGAGGTTTGCGAACAGCAGCGACAGAAAGAAGCATTCTCATGTGCACTCCAGTGATAAACCCTACATGTGCAAGGTCAGGGGTTGCGACAAGTGCTACACCCACCCGAGCTCCCTGCGAAAGCATATGAAGCTCCACTGCAACAAGGCCCACGTCGCCAAAGGCGGCTGCGGCGGCGGCGACGCGCGTCCCGGTGACGGGGGTCACATCACGGAGGGCAGGTCAGCCCGAGTCACGGATGGAACCCAGATCAGCCCCCCTCATCCGCCCACCTCCACTCAAGATGTAACCCTGTCCCCAGAGAGTCGAGACGAGTCGACCCCGAGGTCACGTTTCCATCACACGTTTGACAGCAGTTTGGACTACTCCACGCACAGGTCACAGCCCCTCTTGGACCCTTTGTTGCTGCAGAGAGGCAGCTACAggtcccagtcctcccagtacCCCTGCGGCCAGACAGGTCACACTTTTGCCCAGAGCTCAAGgactttctcctcctctccctttcAGAAAAGTATTGTCAATGGATGGTACACATGCCACAGCGGCGTGGACTCTTTCCCACCAAAGCAATGCAATAACATCCCGTCTCTCTGA